The following is a genomic window from Oscarella lobularis chromosome 2, ooOscLobu1.1, whole genome shotgun sequence.
TCTTCAACTCATGAATCGCCTGAGAAAGTTGGGAATGAGTCCGAGAGGAATAGATTATTTTCGGAATAACAGGACCTATAtagaagtgacgtcatcaatcaATCGACTTCGAACCGTTCATTCGCTTACGAGACGTTGCTTCTACTTCCGGTTTATCCAAAACCAGATCCAGTCTTTCCGATTTTAGGCGTTCTTGCCATGCCAGTGCTGCACATAGCAAACACACGGTTTTTCCTGTTCCCGTTGGGCTCTCCAATATTCCGTTTTTCCCCTGTGAAAGTCGTTTTTTCGGGTAAGCCATCGCGCACAAGGCGAACTCCACACCTCTTGCAGGCACTCCAAGACCTTTTCCATATAATCTTTCTGCGAGGGATATGGACTGAAGGGAAACTGGACGTCTACGCCGCGTATTGTAAGCGAACACATTTCGAACGTTTGCAAATTGCAACGTGCGCTGGCAGAGTCCCGTACCTACATGAAATGGCGTCCAACTTGTTTTCGGATTGTCTCTTCCCTCCGCAACAGCAAAGCAAAGAGCTGTCCGAGATGAAGCAGTACTTCAAGAAGAACGGCAAAATAAAAGACTTTCAAGCGCACGAATCGAAAGTAAGCTCTTCTTATTGGTGTTCTTCTGAATCGTCGATAGGAGAATTGTTGTGCCTGCAGGCTCACTCGGTCGATTGGAATTCTGACGGTCGAAAAGTGGCATCAGGGTCAACGGACAAGACCGTTAGCGTTTTTTCACTTGACCGATACGGCCTGGTAAGTCGACATCAATGATCATAACGACCGTTAGTTACGGAtcgtaattaattagctaGCATTAGAATAGAGGTGTAGAAGTGATAGTTATAATTTTTCGTGGGGATTATTATAGACGCGACTGCACAACTACAAGGGTCATTCTGATCACGTTGACCAGCTTTGCTGGCATCCCAGTCATCCAGAATATCTTGTTTCCGCGTCTGAAGACAAGACGATTCGAATTTGGGATGCCAGAAGTAAGGCTacgtttttgtttcttttcttgtgtTTTAATATTGCCTCTTAGTTGGTCACAAATGCGCTCAGTGTATTAACACTAAAGGGGACAACATCAACATATGTTGGAGTCCTGACGGAAACACCATTGCTGTTGGTAATAAGGTAAGGCTTGATGACTTATATTACATCTTCTAAATTAGTACTTTAGGAGGACCTTATCACTTGGATTGACACGAGAAATTACAAGACAAAATCGGAGATGCACTTCAACTTTGAAGTCAATGAGATATCATGGAACAATGCAAACGATTACTTTTTTCTAACGAACGGCCATGGATGTATAGTCATCCTTAGGTATTCATAAATTTGACTGCTAAAACAAAAGGTGTGACTCATTATGTGCAGCTTTCCTGAGTTGAAAGTGATGGATACATTACAAGCTCACTCGTCCAATTGCATATCATTAGAGTTTGACCCTCAAGGCCGGTACTAATTAATATGCTCTACACAATTAGAACTCAGAAATCGTGATAATTTAGGTATTTTGCTACTGGGAGTGCTGACGCGTTAGCGAGTCTGTGGGACTTGGATGAACTTGTCTGCGTGCGGAGTTTTCCTCGACTCGTGTATGAGTATAGCGTAGCCTCCGCCACCTCTCTCCTTCAGAGGAGTCTGTTCCTTTTTTAGCTGGCCCGTGAGGACTCTGAGCTTTAGTTTCGATGGGAAAATGCTCGCCATGGGCTCAGAAGATCACCATATGGATATAGTATACAAAAGACAAGGGAGGTCTTCTCGCGTCTACTTTATATTTGTGTTGTAGGCACTGGTTGAAACGGGAGAAGAAGTTTTTAAAGTACCATGTAACGCCTCTACGTTTTGCGTTGCCTGGCATCCGAACAAGTACCTCTTGGCATTTGTATCAGATGACAAGGTAATAGAGAAGAATAATTAGCCACATAGTTGTTCCgcttttgttgttgtttaCGTGCAATATATggtgcattaattaattaattaattaataatcaatatgTAAAAGTTGTTTTAAATTCCTGCCTTGGTTGTCTGCAACCAATTTGGGGGATTTATTAAATAGCTGAAATTAAATTGTTTTAATAAAAACAGTGCATAAGCAATCGCGGAAGAGATGCATGAGTTGTCCGAATTCATAACGCTGAagtatttttttgttgtaggATCGCCATGAGCGTGATGCCGGTGCAGTGAGACTTTTTGGCATACCAGAATAACAGCTTTGTTCATCACAATCACGCCAGTCGGTCTTTTAGACTCTAATGATATAGGAAttaagagaaaaacgatatCGACGTGACGTGTTTCTCCAACTACACTGAGTGTCTAGACACTTACACTTCCAGCGTTGGTATCTAAAGTCATTTCCCTCTTTGACGGTGATGGCACACGCTGTCACAACGCGCGATGCGTGCTTTTATCTTAATTCTCTGTGACTCCACGCAGAAACGGCAGAACTGCGTGAAGCTCAAAAAAGAGCCAATGcagattttcttcgtcgagaagaatCGTAAATTTCCTCATCTGGTGATAGGATACGGGAGGGTTATCATCTGGTGCCGAGGTCGTCTCTTCTAATCTTCGGGCGATTCTGAACCATGGTACTGTAGATTATGTAATAATGTAGTACATAGTAAGCTACATTATGTTAATTAAGCACTGACTAATTATGATGAACGTTACTGTAGTGCGAAGGAACATGAGTTGGAACTGGAACGAAGCTCATAGCAACTATATTTTGTCAGTGATGAGCAAAGTTTGATAATTTGTTTCTCAAGAGCTCACTCTTTACAAATAATACTGTATTTCAATTCATGCGTTATATGACTACTTTAGTTTCATAGACGTGAGACCAGAAAGAACGTTCTGCATTTCATCCACATTTTTCACAGGCATATTTGCAGACAAAGTCtcaaaaagtgacgtcagttcATCCAAATCAGAATCGACTTTCGTTGAAGTGACCGCATTTACATGCAAGTACGTCTTCAGCATTTCACAGACCTTACCTACTTCCTGAACCAAAACGAAGCT
Proteins encoded in this region:
- the LOC136184085 gene encoding THO complex subunit 3-like, with amino-acid sequence MASNLFSDCLFPPQQQSKELSEMKQYFKKNGKIKDFQAHESKAHSVDWNSDGRKVASGSTDKTVSVFSLDRYGLTRLHNYKGHSDHVDQLCWHPSHPEYLVSASEDKTIRIWDARIGHKCAQCINTKGDNINICWSPDGNTIAVGNKEDLITWIDTRNYKTKSEMHFNFEVNEISWNNANDYFFLTNGHGCIVILSFPELKVMDTLQAHSSNCISLEFDPQGRYFATGSADALASLWDLDELVCVRSFPRLVWPVRTLSFSFDGKMLAMGSEDHHMDIALVETGEEVFKVPCNASTFCVAWHPNKYLLAFVSDDKDRHERDAGAVRLFGIPE